The region TATGCTCTGCCACGAACGCGCTTCCCAAGGGCGTCGACAAGCTGCGCAAATCTTCGATGGCGCGGTCGAGCAACGCCTTGCAGGTCCCCACTTTTTGATCGAACAGTTCGGGCGTAGCACCTTTGATGGTACTGACGTGCAGACGGGTAAGCGACAAAAGCTGACCGATGTTATCGTGAATTTCTTTGGTCAGGGCCTGGAACGTATGCGCTTGCATCTCCAGGTGGGTTTTCAGAATCTCGCGCTGAAGAAGATGCTCGTTGTCGGAAGCTGGGTTGAAAGAGGAAGTTCGAGTCATACGATAAGGATAGGAAAGCAGGCTAGGATATAAATGCTCGTGGAGCGAACGGATTGGGCAAACGGCGGCAACCGCTCACCGAGCGTACGAATTGTTTTCGGGAGAGGTATAGCAAGCTCCTCTACCTGTCAGAGAGTAGATCGCCTCAGATAAAAATCGATAGCACTGGACACGGCGCTGAAAACTGCCACCTAACCCGACCAGTAGTTACATGACATTTTCGGCGGTTGTGCTACCGAGATACTCCATCTGTGTTGGTAGCGTCTACGGTTTTCCAGCTCAGTAGTTACCCAATGGCCTGCCCTTAAATTATTAGATTTTCCCTAGACTCCCTATTTCGCACCACAGCCGCTTTCGTGGGCCGCCGCCCTTCTCCGTCCTATTCCTCGATTACGAAGATAAAACGGGCTTCCGAGCGTATTTCCGGCAACACGCCCGGGAAAATCCCATTAACTCGGGCGTAGTTTTACGCTACCTGGCCTGAAAAATCCCCCCGCAAAAAGAGTACTTCATTGTTGGAAGTAACCCCCTAAGATGTTGACTTTTGCCAAGGAGTAAGGAAGATCCGTTTTGAATTTACGTGCATTGTCATTATGAAAACCGTGGCCCATTCGTTCGCCCGTTTTCCAGACATGACTCGTTTCTGGCAGCAACCGCAGGCCGTTCCTCTTTCAGCCTTGCGGTTACTGCTCAAAGACAGTCCGTGTTTGGCTTGGGTGCTCCAGGTCGAAACAGGAACGTTCGCGTTTCTGAGTCGCAACGTGGAGTCGATTCTGGGGTATAGCCACGAGCAGTTCCGGGAGGGCGGTGCCTCGTTTGCCTGGCAATTGGTGCATCCGCAGGATGTCCAGCCGCTGCTGGCCTTAAAAGCCCGCATTGCGACGGTACTCGGCACCGTACCGAGCCACCAACAGGCGGCGTATCGTTTTCAATACGACTACCGCCTGCGCAAAGCCGACGGCACGTACGTGCGGCTGTTAGAGCAGAACTCCGTGTTGGCCATCAACGGAGACGGCAACATCACGCACCAGTTGGGCGTGTGCACGGACATTACGCACTGGAAACCGAAAAAGAGTTTGACCGCCACCGTACGCTCGCACGAGCACGGGTGTCATAAAGTATTTTCAGCCCAGGACGAAATGGATGCACTTGAGAAACTCAGCCGCCGCGAAAAAGAGATCCTGACCCTGATTGCGGAAGGCTACAGCAGCAAACAGATTGCCGATCGGCTTTCGATCAGCTTTCACACGGTCAGCAAACACCGGCAACACCTTTTTGAGAAAACACAAAGCCGCACGATGGGCGAACTGGTACGCTATGCCGTTGCCCACGAGATTATTTGAGTGAATGAAATACGACGCTATGGAGCCTTGCTAGGCAGCAAACTTTTTTCTACCCACCCGACGGCCTGTTGGAACCGATCCGGCCACGCGCCCTGGATCACCCGATAGTCCACCCCTTCTTCCGCCAATTGGGCACGATGCGAAGCATCCAGCCGCAGGCGATCAGACGCACTCAGGCGAGTGCCGTCCTGCACGAAGGGAACGTCAGGGCTCAGGTAGAGGTACATGTCAAACTTGTTTGACTCTTTCACCCAGCCTGCCACCCGTAGCGTACACCCGAACAAGAACCGGGCGTACGACTTAGTGGTGAGCAGTTCCGTATCGCTGAAAAGAACCCGCCGCGCTGCGGGCAGCGCTTGTTGAATGCGTTGCGCCTGCGCCACCGCAATGGCGTCCAGGTCACTCCACCGACATTCGCGTGTCTGCGGCACCAAGTCGCGACCGGCTTCCGGCACAAAGACCGTTTGAAAATGATGCGCCAACTGTGCCGTCAACGTCGACTTTCCGGTCGATTCGGTGCCGACCACCGCAACCTTTCGTACGAAGAAGGGTCGGGCGGCAGGTGCCAGAAACTCCCAGTACTGCATTGGAGCGGTTCGGATGAGCGAGGCCGACACTGGTACCTGATTGCGGGGCGGATCGAACGGCACGTGCACGATGCCCATCCATTCGGCCAGGTAATCGCCGTAAGGCTCAGACGTAAAAACGCCGTCGACTTCGGGCAAAAGGACCTGGAACGCTGCCGCCCACCGGCGCGACACTTCCCATGACGACACCGACGTGTTCGGCAATTCCGCTTCGGCATACGAGAACAGTTTCACGTCGACCGTCGGATGCGCCGCCATCGACGCCGCCACCCAGTCCCGACGAAGTTCGCCCGCCGTCGGCTCCCGGTCGCTGGCACACACCACAACGGTCAGCCGCGCACAGCGCACGCGAGCAAAATCCATCAGGGCCAGATGCCCCCGGTGCAAAGGCAGAAACTTACCGAAAACGAACCCGTGTTTCATCGTGTAGCATCAGGTACCACTGCACACCGCCGTACAAAGCGATCAGCAGAAAGATTACGTATTCGAGCGCCATCAGGCGTATCTCTTTTTGAAAGTAGAGCACGCAGCTGACGGCATCCACCAACACCCACAACACCCACGCTTCCAATCGTTTGCGAGCCAGTAGCACTGTCGCCACCACGCTCGCGCTGGTTGTAAACGCATCGGCCCAGGGATAAGCAGCCGGCTGCACGAACCACTGCGGCAGCCACACGTGCACCCGCTGCATCGCCGCTCCCAACAGCAGGGTTCCCCCCACCACCATCGCCCCGGCAAGTGCCTGTTGCCTTGCCGAAAGCCAGGCGATTCGGACGGAATCGGCTTTCTTCTTCTGCCACTGCTGCCATCCATAGAGTGTCACCGTCAGGAAGTACACCTGCAACAGCATATCCGAGTACAGGTGTACCTGATAGAAAATAATCATAAACGCCAGCACGTTGACCACCCCGAACGGCCACGTCAGCACCTGAGCGCGGGCGGCATACACCACCGAGACCAGCCCCGTAACTGTCCCCACCAGTTCGATAAAGCTCAAGGGATAACCCCACACGTCCACCAGAGGGGCTTGCACGTCCGTAAGCGTATTCAGAAGTTCCATGTCACTGAGCTGTACCAATGGCGCGGTGCCTGCACAAAATAGCGTGGGGTGCCGCTCCAGTCGATGTAACCGTGGCTAAAGTACCGAACATTGGTCAGGTTGTTTACGCGCAGACGCACCTGCCAGGCCCCCCACCGGTACGCCGCCTCGGCATGCCAAGTCACGAAGGCGGGTAA is a window of Catalinimonas alkaloidigena DNA encoding:
- a CDS encoding LuxR C-terminal-related transcriptional regulator, which translates into the protein MKTVAHSFARFPDMTRFWQQPQAVPLSALRLLLKDSPCLAWVLQVETGTFAFLSRNVESILGYSHEQFREGGASFAWQLVHPQDVQPLLALKARIATVLGTVPSHQQAAYRFQYDYRLRKADGTYVRLLEQNSVLAINGDGNITHQLGVCTDITHWKPKKSLTATVRSHEHGCHKVFSAQDEMDALEKLSRREKEILTLIAEGYSSKQIADRLSISFHTVSKHRQHLFEKTQSRTMGELVRYAVAHEII
- a CDS encoding AAA family ATPase, whose product is MKHGFVFGKFLPLHRGHLALMDFARVRCARLTVVVCASDREPTAGELRRDWVAASMAAHPTVDVKLFSYAEAELPNTSVSSWEVSRRWAAAFQVLLPEVDGVFTSEPYGDYLAEWMGIVHVPFDPPRNQVPVSASLIRTAPMQYWEFLAPAARPFFVRKVAVVGTESTGKSTLTAQLAHHFQTVFVPEAGRDLVPQTRECRWSDLDAIAVAQAQRIQQALPAARRVLFSDTELLTTKSYARFLFGCTLRVAGWVKESNKFDMYLYLSPDVPFVQDGTRLSASDRLRLDASHRAQLAEEGVDYRVIQGAWPDRFQQAVGWVEKSLLPSKAP
- the pnuC gene encoding nicotinamide riboside transporter PnuC, giving the protein MELLNTLTDVQAPLVDVWGYPLSFIELVGTVTGLVSVVYAARAQVLTWPFGVVNVLAFMIIFYQVHLYSDMLLQVYFLTVTLYGWQQWQKKKADSVRIAWLSARQQALAGAMVVGGTLLLGAAMQRVHVWLPQWFVQPAAYPWADAFTTSASVVATVLLARKRLEAWVLWVLVDAVSCVLYFQKEIRLMALEYVIFLLIALYGGVQWYLMLHDETRVRFR